Below is a genomic region from Synergistaceae bacterium DZ-S4.
ATGGTGAGATGAAGAAGAAAAATACCTATAACCCAGAATTCAAATCGAAGGTCGTACTGGAATTGCTCAGCGGACAGCACACGCTTAATGAACTTGCCGAAAAGTATCAAATATCACCAGCGACCTTGAGCAGCTGGCACAAGCAGTTTCAAGAGCATGCGGCTGAAGTTTTCAGGCGAGGTGCAACGGACAGTGTCCGGAAACTTGAGGCCAAAGAAGATGAAATCACAGTCCTGCAGCAGAAGGTTGGCCAGCTCACGATCGAGTGTGACTGGCTCAAAAAAAAATATAACGAAATATTTGGTCCCGAAGGAGCGCCTAAAACTCGTTTCACAAAAAAACAAAAAACTGACGGTTAAAAGGCAGTGCGAACTTATGGAAGTCAATCGCAGCAGTGTTTATAGAGAGCAGAGCCGAGATTTTTTTGATCCGACCCATGGAGAATCTCTGGAGAACCTAAACATAATGGAGATCATTGACAGAACGCATTTATCAAAGCCTGCCTGGGGATATCGCAAAATGGCTGACTATCTACGAAATCAATATGGCTGCAAAGTCAACAAAAAACGTGTACGCCGCCTGATGCGCCTGATGGATATTATCGCTCTGTATCCTGGGCCTAACCTGAGCAAACGGTATCATAAACAATATGTACGGCCATACCTGTTACGCAACCTTATAATTGATCATGAGGACCAGGTCTGGGGCATAGATATCACCTACCTGCCG
It encodes:
- a CDS encoding transposase is translated as MRHEKYDRTEYNGEMKKKNTYNPEFKSKVVLELLSGQHTLNELAEKYQISPATLSSWHKQFQEHAAEVFRRGATDSVRKLEAKEDEITVLQQKVGQLTIECDWLKKKYNEIFGPEGAPKTRFTKKQKTDG
- a CDS encoding IS3 family transposase translates to MTGSKKNITKYLVPKERLKLVSQKNKKLTVKRQCELMEVNRSSVYREQSRDFFDPTHGESLENLNIMEIIDRTHLSKPAWGYRKMADYLRNQYGCKVNKKRVRRLMRLMDIIALYPGPNLSKRYHKQYVRPYLLRNLIIDHEDQVWGIDITYLPFKKGFLYLFIIIDWHTRQIVDYEVSYTLEKEFVLRCLRRALCHRKPEIINSDQGSHFTNQAYLDLMESNGVRISMDGKGQALDNIRTERFFRSLKYEDIYINEYITPREMINGVDRYMLDYNMIRPHASLGGLTPNAFCQQQKTHAA